Part of the Chanodichthys erythropterus isolate Z2021 chromosome 13, ASM2448905v1, whole genome shotgun sequence genome is shown below.
TTCACTGTTGTTTAAAGACAGGCCTTTCATCACTCCAGAATGTCATCTTTCAAGGGCACTTACTTAAACTCTTCTAAATTTGTATTTCCTTGCATTTCTTTGGTTTATGTCAGAAATTCTTTAATTTGCTGTGCTGTGACCCAAACAAACCAGACTCCAGGAGACTAAATTATCTTCTACTGATGTAATCAGATATGTCAGTGCCAAAGTAACATAGCTTATTCCTACCACTTTCTTTAAAGCTCTTTAAGCTTTAAAAATTTAAAGACTCTTTGCACAATGATTCTCAGTTGATCTGTTTTCTTCTTCTGTTTTATGTAATAGCATAAACAGGGACAATTTGTATTTTCTAAAGgtacattttgcattttttctcTTTCCTGTTGTGAGCCTGTTGAAAACACTGGGACCCCAGATGTAAACTAATCTGAAACCGCAGCATAGACTGTCTTAGCCTCAGCTGCAGAGCTCTGAAATGGAAGTTGACCTgctgaaaaacaaaactgtgGTTAAACTTCATTACCGCCTGTAGCTGTTGGCTTTGAAAACAGGATGGCTTTACAGAACATATCCTAGTATCAAGTGCTGATCTTGCAATACGTTATTTCTAACAGACCAAACCACAAGTCTCAAAGGCTTGCACAATGGTGCACAGTATTATATGCTTTCAGTAGGTGTGGCCCACAAGCTGAGAACTTGGCAGCAAAACAGTAGTTGTTATCAGTAACAACATGTAGGTTCCTAGTTAGTTTtcctatatatgtatatatgcgGTGTGAATGTTTCTCTGTCAATCTACCTAAGATAATGAAGAGCATTTGTAGGGTAAATATAgtacttaaatatttaaatgtcttaATATTATCTAGACATAACGTTGTTCTATTTTCTAAATTCttccttttgtttttcattttcagaCCTATGAGAGGCCTTATAAACTTGTGAATAAAACTGACGTGATGATGGAGAGCACAAAACCAAAGCATGAGTCTAAAAGCAACGACATTCACCACCTTGACTGGACAAAGCCGTTGGACACTGTTGGAGATGTAGTGTTTCAAGAGCAACACAGGACTGAACCAGAATCAAAAAGAGAATCAGCATGCACCAACAAGAACCCAGAACCCAACACATCATTTTCGAAAACGCAAGTTAAAAAGGTCACAGACGGTTCGTCTGGAGGTCTCTTTGCATCTGCCGTGTCTTCCCCAAGCACTGACACACTAGCATCATCTCCTGTTGATACAGTAATGAGTCCCCCAGCTGACTCAAGTCTCTTCTCTTTTAGCAAAGACAGAGGCTTGCAGGAAGTCACTGAGCAAGTGTTTGGGAACATCAAACGTAAATATGGAAGGAAAGATGCAATGAAGGCCCCAACCGCGCAAAATTTAGGCCTTCACTGGGCCAAAAAGATGGAAAGAGATACTGAACACCAAGATAGTACTAAGGAAAGACAACCTTACAAAACTGATAAGAGTGAATTTGAGACAGAGGAGCCTGAAAAGTCAAGCAGTAGGACAGATAATGAGAGTAAGACAACATCAAGCTGTGGCACCCATCACACAGATGAATCTATAAGTAAAAAGCGAAGAAATAGAAAAGTAGTTGAAGATAACTTATCTGATTCACAAACCACACAGCAAGCTGAGAAGACTGATAAAACAGACCAAGGGTGCACaaaacctaaaatgacaaagAAAATAGATTTCATTGCACCAAAACAATTTGGTGTGAATTTACGAGAGAGTGAGGAAGACAGTGCTGGGACAATGACTGATGATGTTGAGATGTTTCAGAATAGACAGAGGAAAACAGCTGGGAGACCAAGATCAATGATTGATGCCGACAAGCAAACAGAGGGTAGACTATCAAAGGTCAAGGACAGGTGGTCTTATTTAAAGTCCCAGAACTCCTCTCCTCATAAAGACGTGAATCAGTCTCTGTCCATTGAAGAGCCACCTTCTGCTTTCCCTATTACCCCATCCAGCCCActgtacacaaacacaaatagtTTGACAGTTATTACTCCAGTGAAAAAGAAACGTGGACGGCCCAAAAAACAGCCGTTACTTACTGTGGAGACAATTCACGAAGGAACCGCAACAAGCCCAGTTAGCCCTATTACCCAAGATTCATCCAGCACTTCAAAAAGAAGGAAGAAGCATAGTATGTCAAAATTAGTGCAGTTGGCCTTCAACAAATCCCCCCCTGCACAGCAGTTAAAACTAAAGAAATCAGGTCAAGAAGGTGTCCTTAAAAAGAGGGCAACTAAGAAAATGAAACTGGTCAAGATGCAGAGCATTTTGAATGAACTTTTGTCCACTTCTAATCCTGGCAATCTTGCATTGAAGTCCAATGTTCCGGTTTCAAATGCCATGACAACCATGGCATCGACAATCGAGGCCCGTTTTGGCAAGCAAATCAATGTCAGCAAGCGTGGGACTATTTACATAGGCAAAAAACGGGGAAGGAAGCCCAGAATTGATCTTCAAGCCCAGCAAAATGAGCACAAAGCCAGTGATAAGCACTCGTTGCCTATTTCAAGTCCCTTCGAGAACCCTCTAGTGCCTTCTAATACACCATCCACAACCGGAATGCCTTCTCCCAGGGTCATGCAGTCCCTCTCTTCTCACTCTGCAGCAGGTGGGACAGCTCACCCTGCCACCACAGATACCAGCCAGCATGACCTGAAGACCATGCCAAATCTACAGCCTATCAGTGCATTGCCCACAAAAACGCATAAGGGCTTGCTCAGTAGTAACTGGAAGCTGTCTCCCCCAAGACTAATGGCTAACTCACCATCCCACCTGTCCGAAGTGGCTTCCATCAAAGAAGTCACCCTGTCTCCAGTTAGCGAGTCCCACAGTGAAGAGACAATCCCAAGTGATAGTGGAATTGGCACCGACAACAACAGCACATCTGACCAGACTGAGAAAGGCCCAGCATCCCGTCGGAGATACTCGTTTGATCTTTGCAGTTTTGATGGCACAGAGGCAGCTGTTATAGAGGCAAAGAGCAAAGCAGCGAGAGGGCACTACCAGAAGCGTGTCACTGCGGTCACTGTGGAAAATTTCTTCGCTCAAGAGAGCCTAAAGAAGCAGAAGCATCGGAGGAAACGCAAGGCCCTTCAGAGCCAGGATGACCTGCAGTTTATGGCTGACCTCGAGGAGCTGGTTAGCAAATTCCAGGTCTTCCGAATCTCTCATCGCAGCTACAAGTTCTACCATGAGAATTCCTATCCCAGCATCTTCCGTCTCAACTTTGACCACTATTATCCTATGCCATACTATCCCTATGACCCTGTGCACTATCTTCGCAGGAGCTCTGATAAGTCAAAGAGGAGGCGTGGTCGGCCAGCCAAGTCAAATGAGCCAATATCAAAGATGCCTTTTATTCAAGGGTTTGGCTGTCCAGTGCCTGGTGGCAATTACTATGCACCCTACGCGATGCCTTACACATCCATGCCTCTTGCCACAAGTATGATAAACATGGGCTATTATGGTCAGTACCCTTCTCCCTTGTACTTATCTCATGCACTTGGACCTTCACCCTCTCCTCTCATGAGGCCACCAGTCCCTCCACCAAAGTTCCACCCTGGTGCGTCCTCCAGTCTCACTGCTCCTAGCAGACATCGAGCGAAGAATATGCCACATGAGATGCCTTCATCTAGAATGAGCGACTCCCATCTCCCTTCGAGCAGCTGTTTGGGAAGTGTCTGTCTCCACAAACGCAAACACAAGCACAAGTACAAACATAAAGAGGATCAGTACATCCCACAGAGGGAGGACCTCGGCGGGCTCTTCAGTGGAACCCAAAGTCCTGCCTTTCTCAGCCTCTTAAATGAGAGACTGGAGAAGAACACTCTGTCCAAACTGAAGGACAAGCAAAGAGGCAAGCAAAGCACAGATGCTTCGCCAAAAGCTTCCAGGAACTACTTTGAAGTAGACACGCTCTCATCATTATCCTTATCTGACTCTCAGCATTGTAAACGCACTCGAGGAGAGACAATGAACAACTTCCTTAACATCTGCACTAGACAACCACACGAGCGCCTGCGAGCCAGCCAGGACCAGGTGCTGGACTCCTTTAAGGGGCAGCACTTAGGGGATGATGATTCTAGCATTCACATCAGGAAGCATAGCTTGGAGGACTTTGCAGCATACAGAGAAGGAAGCATGGTGTCTTTCCAAGGAGGTAGAGAAGAGAGAGCAGAGCAGATGTTTCAGTCCAACACAGTTGTAGCAGGTAAAAATATATCTGTCTCTATGAAATGCATTCAGACAAATGAAAGATCCTTAAAAGATATTGATTCacttattttttgttataaatgaacattattttgATTTACCAAGCAGTGATTAGTTTGATACAACTGAAATCATGTTCTGCTATTAAGTGCAAAATCTAGAGGAACAAATGTGCTTTTTGAACACTTTGTATTCTGTTCTTAGTACATCTGGCAAGCAAAGTGTAATGCATGGATGGAGACAACTATAATTCACAAATTTCTCTTTCCTCCCTTTTCGCCCCTGCCTGCCAATGGTTTTTTCTTAGAGATATATTATTCACAcgttttgatttatattctaCAGACATGCAATAAAAAACCTTGCCTCTTGTTAAAAGAGCTGGAGAGAAGCCAGAGGTTTAATGAATCCAGTCTACTCCACTGAAGGGGAATTGCAAGCCCAAGGCACAGTTAGATTACATTTTCACTCCCCTAGGGGAACTATGAGGATGACTCACGTTCTGCCTGCTACCACCCACCTCCATGAATTAACTCGATGCTTCAAAGAGCTAGTTTGTTATACTTAAACAGAGAAATATGACATACATCCCACCTAAGTGTACATCTGTGTTGATTTCAAAGCACAGATTTAGATAAGCATGTTTTGACAGAATTGCTTTTTTATGGCAGTCGCATTTTTTTGCCAGTGGCTTTATGGCTATCATGCAATAAATTGCAGCAAATTGAGGCTTTTATATGCTCAAATTTGCATTTAAGGTCATATCTCATTTACGATTAATTAGTTTTATTGGCTAGGAATCATGGCATGACGACAGCACCTTTTTTATAATAAGGCTATTAATCATTGTGATGGGAGTGTCTAGTTTGGAGCATGTTTTCCATATTTTAAACCTAAAagctgtctgtctttctgtctgtctatcaatctatccatctatccatccttccatccatcttaattaaaacatttaattgtgTGGGGACTCTCATAGGTACATTCCACAAAGAATAAGGTGATATAAAAGAAAAAGGCTAAATAAATGTATCCATTAGAAATGTCACCCTTTGACAGGTTCTTGAATGTAATTGATCATACATCAGTCAGCACATTTGGTATGGATTGAAATTCTGATGGAGCTCTCAATGTACAGATCTTTCAGCTCTCTAAACCCTCTTTAATGTAAAACTTAATGCCACTCATTTGCTAGCACAGGAATTACACAAAGGATTTCCCTTTGATCGTACTGGTATAGCgtttcatctttttttacacTGCAAGCAAGAAAACCTATTAAGACCATTGCTTAATGCCAGTGCATGAGTTTTCAAGCAGGTCTGCACCTACATTTGCTTAACAAGGATTTTGTGTATTAAATGAGTAGCTTGCCTCGACAATCAACTAGAGAATTTGCAGGGGCAAAAATGTGATCTTAcacaactgtattttttattttttttaaatcgtttACCTTTGAACTGTGGAAttcggttgccatggcaacaggaaGTAGGCCTCCACTACCGTGTAGAGCAGAGCTGTGGGGACAGCGGCGAGGCAAGTCCATAAATTGCTGCCTCTAATGAAAACATTGTGCACAGGATGCAGGTAGAGATTTCAGGGAATAAATGAGTTGTGACACTCCCTTTGAAAATGAATGTCTCTGTCCAATGATTTGTTGGCACTTGGGAAGACTCTGCAAGTTTCCCAGTGATAAACTGAGGCCAGAGAAGGAAGGGCTCATGTTTAGTCAGGCACACATTTTACTTTATTGAAACCAAATGGGCTGAAGGAGCCCATGCACAGCTGGTTAGTGACCCAtgcgcattttttttttttttttttcttttcttttcggttttgttttgttctaacTCGCATCCAAAATAGCCCTGGTGATTGTTTTGAAAGTGTGGTTGCTATTTGTTTTAACATTGCATTTTAATGCTATAATGAGAGATTCGAATATGGATTAAGGATTAAGGAGGAGTCTATCCTGTTTTCGGGTTTGCACAGGTGCACTCTTAAAAGAGTCTTTAGAGAAATGCATAGGCATAGAGCGCAGACATCTTCCACAATTACAGctcttgtttgttttcatgGAAACCTACCAGATGGAGTGGCAATCAacaagaaaagagaaaaagagaccTCTCCAGAGATATGAAAAGAGTGCAGGAGAGATCTTAGATGTGGAACACACATTTTAGGCAGCTTTAGGCTGTCTGAACTCATTTCAAACAAGGCTGCCAGAAACCCAGCATTTCCTCTGGTCTGGGCTTCCTTCCAAAGCTCCAACGTGAAGTGTAGAGGCAGAAAATTAATCACAAATGTATCCGAGGCCTCATAGTTTATTACTCACATTTACAGACGCATCTATTCATTGTGAATGTGAACACTGACTATATTCACTGATTGACTGATAAGTGGGAGGTTCCTGATGTTTCTTTATTATGTGCACGGATGCAGTTATCCACATGTCAAGTGTTAAGTGAGCTGTTGCTTCAGAGTCCTCTCCTCTCATGGGGCATTTTTCACGTGTTTGCTTATTAACGCTTCGGTCTGTTAGACTGACAGCTGATAATGATAAACTGCATGACTCAACAAGCTTGGCTGTATCAATTGCTATCAGATCTGTATATACAGGAATATTTATACACAAGCTAATACAAATTAGAGTGTTGACACATTGGATTGTCACATCATTAAGCACAGAAGAAAGTTTATCTCTCTCAGTCTGGCTGCATATGTCATGACTCACTCAGGGGTCTTGAGTTTACTTTAGAAATATTGCTGCTTTAGCTAGTGAGATGATCTGCAATTCaattatattataacaaatgacTGGCCAATTGTTTACCAGACTGGCCTagcacatttttcacaatcagtGTCTCATAGCTAGGGGTGGGAACCGTAAAGAATTGAATGATTCCAGTTCCTTAATAGTTCCATTATTGAATCTTTTTGTACTTTTAGGGACTAAATATTTAGATAAATATCATTTCAATATTAACTATTTTAAAGCCCCCCCTGGAGTCAATAATTGTATGCCTTAAAACTAatttttgatcaccaaaatgacatatttaaaaaaaaaaatcctttgggaaaaaaattatcttgCCTTAAAATAGCCTGAATGTACCTCTACACCCTTacttcatttagtatacatggatacatgaatatgcaaattagttccacctccactcactcacgTCAACTAAGGTAAACGCTATCGCTCTTTAtgtcggacacataacggtaataaatatgattagccttttgctttactatgttatcaaacagctaataatgtgttgctaatgtaacacaaaccatgttcctgttcgccatctcagagtcagaccGCTACCTTATCCTTagtaatgctttgaacaacttagaacgtcagtggagaaagacaGTTCATCACAACATCGTAATATTCATCATATACACAATTCAcccgctatattgctaaatgtaCACGACCTTTTAATATTAGCAGAAAAATATACCGAGATAACCTGGTTTCTCTTGAGACTCCCCGGCTTCAGAGCGGTCATAGTAAATGATATGCTAATGCCTGCCCACATGTTGACGGGATTGgctacaaggtagtttgtgacgcaagaaacaccagcgattgCAAACCAcgtttttgagactgtctttggttcactgcagttttaaacataaaatactcagcaatggtgttgacttatgaatttgcacatgttTTGTCTtgaagcatattaaaaacaccacataaatatatataaacaacattaaaaacttgacttTCACCACATGGGGTCTTTAAAACAGGTTGTGCAAAAGGATTTTCAATtaccttatttttattttttattttttaaaagacagGTGGTGTAAATGCAAATAATTGGCCTTaactatatattaaataaaatacacaaaaaatgtggtagtatattattattactaataataATGGCAAAACAATGTGTATCTTCAACTATACACATTGTCAAATGAAAAACCAATTGGTACTACTCTAATAAAAATCATGCAAgtgtttgattcactaaaaagtcattgattagagtcatttgttttgttGTCAAACTGGTTGTGCTTTATATTATGTGTAGTTGATTCAGTAGCAGCGTTTCAGTAGCAGAGTAAGTAGTGCAGGAAACCTttcggttacatatgtaaccctcgttccctgaaggagggaacagagacgTACTGTACGTTGCTGAGCGCGAGCCACCTGCTCGTCTCCTCTGGGTGCGCTGCTCGGTCATAGTATTTTTAGTACTCATTCCAAAAGCGAGAACAGTTAACAAACATCATTCAATTCTGATTCATTTGTCATTCTGATTCAATTCTGATATTTTTGGAACTGTTGCTTGTCATTTTCATtgatttggtttgttttttgtcCTATCATCTCCAGACCACAGTTCCTACAAGAGGAGGTACAAGGGCAAAGAAGTGGAGGAGATCCAGTGCGACATGCGAAAAATGTGTGCCTTCTCCAAGATCCTCACCACCAAGAAAAACCTGGATCACGTCAACAAGATTCTAAAAGTCAAGAGACTTCAAAGGCAGGCCAAGACAGGGAATAACATGGTGAAGAGACGTCGAGGGAGGCCAAGGAAGCAGCCGCTTTCTCTCGAGGAGGGATTGCTGGGTCAGATGCCAGTTCTTGAAAAGTGTGTGGACCTTCCTGGGAAGAGAAACCTTCACACCGGTCTGGTGCCTGCTCCTCTTGAGTTCTCCAATCACGACTCCATCACAGACGCCATCGAGTCAGTGGTACACATGGCCAGATCCCAAACCAACCCGCAATCCATGCAGGGAGGCAAGCACTGGCACAAAGTTCAACCGGAGTTCCAAATGGAGCGTCCAAACCGCAGAGGAAGAGGGAACAGGAGAGAAGAAGCTACTCTCACCTCTCATTAGCGAGGTCATGACAGTGCACTGTGAGTTAGCCTTGTGCTTGGGTCTTTGTATCGTTTCTTCGGTTTGTTTTGATCTGAATTCTGCTGATACATTTTAATGGGCATTCGCTGAGAATTTGGATCATGGTTGTGGTCTAAAAAGCTCCGCTTTCAGATTGTACAATTCTATCACATACTTTCTTATTGGTCTCAAGGAGACAAACTGAACTTCTAATCTCCCAAAGCCCATAACCATGAGGATGTTGAAACTATGGCTTTAGCCATAACCTACCAGCACAtgtaaatgaacttaaatgacaGTACTGTGCACTTTTTCctttcttgttttttgttttcgcTCAAGCACAAAGCACAGATCTTCTGGCAGAGGTTGATTTCACCGCTAACACATGCTTACATACGCTTGCCTGCGCTCAGGTGTGTTTCAGGCATGAAGTAATGGCAATACTTTTGGATGAAACCGTTTTCAGTGATGTTTTGATGGCTGTCATTTCACTGTACATAGCAACATATTCTACtaacatttcaaatttcaaaagTATTTTAGATCTACCTATACTGTCAGCATATCAAATCAAAAACCATATAaagtttgaaatgtttttgttccATTTTTAACCAAATAGAAGTAGAAAGCTTGTTCAAATGGAGAAACATATTTAGTCGTGTATTCTTAACGAAGTGGAATCACTGCAGATCGAAGGCTTGTTGACGACACAGGACATCAAAACACATCCCAGTAGTTCACAACAGGCTTGATGAAAAATGCTACGGTTGCATTTAAAACCAACAGAGCacttatttcttttctttcttttttgttgaACAAGTTTGAGTGGGCTGAAGTTTTACACAGTGTCGGTGTTGGTTTTTCGCTTTAGATAATTGTGAGCATCTGGGTGATATTTTCATGATCTGACTGGAAAACAAGTTCTTATTTGAATGGCCTTCTCCAGAGACTCTTTGAGAATGTTCCTGCTCTTGTTAACGAAACAATCGTATGTCTTATATACCTGTCAGTATTAGATATCCACATGACCAAATTTTCAGTGTAGTTGTGCATCATAGCATAGATCGGTTTCAGTTTAGCTGCTTGTGTGTATTACTCTGAATGGTGTGGTGGTGTGCTTATTTTTCGATTAGTCCGTCGTTCGAATTGGAAAAATACACTGAAGGCTATTTAGGTGATCGTCTTGAACATAGGACGTCACAAATTAATCAAATATATGTCCTACGCTGTTTTAGAAACAAGTTACACTGATATAAGCGACATTTGGAATCGGAATAGATTTGAATGTGGTCCTAATTTGAATAGCTTTCCATTTGTTAATGATTTCTTAGTTTTTCCATATATGTGCCTTATGTTTGTCTATAAATCCATGACGTTCAGGTACTGGGAACAATTAATGGCAAGATATTGGTCTAGAATGTACACAATAGAGTTTGCTGCCCTGGTTGTAATGTGTTCATCATTTCGATACATTTTCACAAGTCTTGCTACAGTATAATAGGCTTCATTCTGACTACATACATACGTTTCTATACAAATATACAGTTCAGTGACCAGGCAGCACATTTAATACACATAAAGACACTCAAAATATCTCTATAACCAAACCCACGCAGGGTTTTTGAAATGAATACACGCTTATTTACTATGCATCAGGTTATTGCTGTGAATCCACTGACACATAAGCTTTCTGTTAAATGAAGTGGTCTTACTGAAATTTGAAATCTGAACCGTTCAAATGAAAAGTGCTAAAACTGACTATCATTTCTTTTGCAATTCTAGACATTGTCTGGAGGAGGAAAATCAGCCTCTAAGCAGTGCAGCCTTAATCAAGTATTCAATTCAACAAATTGTCCCCTGTAAATAGTCTACCATCTGTAGGTTGCTGTATAGCTGCGTGAATCATGCCTAAGAATCATGTCAATATGTTGCACTCACAGTTGTCCAAAGCAGGACACATGTAGTGGCTTAACATGCCATGCGGTGTTATGAACCATTCTGTCCTCGTGATAACTTGCAGTGCATTAAAGCTCAAAGAAATAATATATGCCGGCAGCTATTTGCCTCAGCCAGTTGTACTGGACCTTTTGTAGGATGTGTCCATTTGCGCTGGTTCTGCTAAACACCTGCAAACATTGCCAAAAATGTTGACCTTTTATTAGTGCTTTAAGCACCGAAAGctatgttttaaaacaaaaatgtacacCGTAGCAGTTTTCTGAAACATTATAGATGATTATAATAGGTTAATCAAAAGTGGCTTTGGTAACAAGGCCTGGCAGCTCAAATATGCTCGGCTTTGGTTTTAAAATGCCAGATATATTTTCTCCACCAGCTGATAATTGGTGCCTTGTGAAGttaagtgtatttttttatgttcctGCTCCTAAACGTCAATAGCGACTTTGTGTCGAGTAAATGTTTCCGAGGTCACCGAGAGAATGTCATCCACTCAAATGTAGTATTGTATTTTAGTTTGTATTGCTATTAATGAAGTTATAATACAAGTGAATTGTTAATCGAAAGTAATATTCCTAACGAGGACACAACAGAAGCTCTTATCGCTCTCTAAATTTGAATTCATACATATGGTGTTATGACCATTTTGACCATTTGATTTCTGTACC
Proteins encoded:
- the setbp1 gene encoding SET-binding protein isoform X2, with translation MRCECFSVNLPKIMKSICRTYERPYKLVNKTDVMMESTKPKHESKSNDIHHLDWTKPLDTVGDVVFQEQHRTEPESKRESACTNKNPEPNTSFSKTQVKKVTDGSSGGLFASAVSSPSTDTLASSPVDTVMSPPADSSLFSFSKDRGLQEVTEQVFGNIKRKYGRKDAMKAPTAQNLGLHWAKKMERDTEHQDSTKERQPYKTDKSEFETEEPEKSSSRTDNESKTTSSCGTHHTDESISKKRRNRKVVEDNLSDSQTTQQAEKTDKTDQGCTKPKMTKKIDFIAPKQFGVNLRESEEDSAGTMTDDVEMFQNRQRKTAGRPRSMIDADKQTEGRLSKVKDRWSYLKSQNSSPHKDVNQSLSIEEPPSAFPITPSSPLYTNTNSLTVITPVKKKRGRPKKQPLLTVETIHEGTATSPVSPITQDSSSTSKRRKKHSMSKLVQLAFNKSPPAQQLKLKKSGQEGVLKKRATKKMKLVKMQSILNELLSTSNPGNLALKSNVPVSNAMTTMASTIEARFGKQINVSKRGTIYIGKKRGRKPRIDLQAQQNEHKASDKHSLPISSPFENPLVPSNTPSTTGMPSPRVMQSLSSHSAAGGTAHPATTDTSQHDLKTMPNLQPISALPTKTHKGLLSSNWKLSPPRLMANSPSHLSEVASIKEVTLSPVSESHSEETIPSDSGIGTDNNSTSDQTEKGPASRRRYSFDLCSFDGTEAAVIEAKSKAARGHYQKRVTAVTVENFFAQESLKKQKHRRKRKALQSQDDLQFMADLEELVSKFQVFRISHRSYKFYHENSYPSIFRLNFDHYYPMPYYPYDPVHYLRRSSDKSKRRRGRPAKSNEPISKMPFIQGFGCPVPGGNYYAPYAMPYTSMPLATSMINMGYYGQYPSPLYLSHALGPSPSPLMRPPVPPPKFHPGASSSLTAPSRHRAKNMPHEMPSSRMSDSHLPSSSCLGSVCLHKRKHKHKYKHKEDQYIPQREDLGGLFSGTQSPAFLSLLNERLEKNTLSKLKDKQRGKQSTDASPKASRNYFEVDTLSSLSLSDSQHCKRTRGETMNNFLNICTRQPHERLRASQDQVLDSFKGQHLGDDDSSIHIRKHSLEDFAAYREGSMVSFQGGREERAEQMFQSNTVVADHSSYKRRYKGKEVEEIQCDMRKMCAFSKILTTKKNLDHVNKILKVKRLQRQAKTGNNMVKRRRGRPRKQPLSLEEGLLGQMPVLEKCVDLPGKRNLHTGLVPAPLEFSNHDSITDAIESVVHMARSQTNPQSMQGGKHWHKVQPEFQMERPNRRGRGNRREEATLTSH
- the setbp1 gene encoding SET-binding protein isoform X1, with amino-acid sequence MEQRDLNRTARPKGNEEFFSTVTTINRADLSEVGLLASPMKSLPLPGEQQDHEEDEDLGLGKDMDVTSNADSERWGQGDGLEEQEFSIKEASFSEGSLKLKIQTTKRAKKPPKNLENYICPPEIRITIKQPGEQKTAKHAKSGKGGKEEDKGPPRKRTYERPYKLVNKTDVMMESTKPKHESKSNDIHHLDWTKPLDTVGDVVFQEQHRTEPESKRESACTNKNPEPNTSFSKTQVKKVTDGSSGGLFASAVSSPSTDTLASSPVDTVMSPPADSSLFSFSKDRGLQEVTEQVFGNIKRKYGRKDAMKAPTAQNLGLHWAKKMERDTEHQDSTKERQPYKTDKSEFETEEPEKSSSRTDNESKTTSSCGTHHTDESISKKRRNRKVVEDNLSDSQTTQQAEKTDKTDQGCTKPKMTKKIDFIAPKQFGVNLRESEEDSAGTMTDDVEMFQNRQRKTAGRPRSMIDADKQTEGRLSKVKDRWSYLKSQNSSPHKDVNQSLSIEEPPSAFPITPSSPLYTNTNSLTVITPVKKKRGRPKKQPLLTVETIHEGTATSPVSPITQDSSSTSKRRKKHSMSKLVQLAFNKSPPAQQLKLKKSGQEGVLKKRATKKMKLVKMQSILNELLSTSNPGNLALKSNVPVSNAMTTMASTIEARFGKQINVSKRGTIYIGKKRGRKPRIDLQAQQNEHKASDKHSLPISSPFENPLVPSNTPSTTGMPSPRVMQSLSSHSAAGGTAHPATTDTSQHDLKTMPNLQPISALPTKTHKGLLSSNWKLSPPRLMANSPSHLSEVASIKEVTLSPVSESHSEETIPSDSGIGTDNNSTSDQTEKGPASRRRYSFDLCSFDGTEAAVIEAKSKAARGHYQKRVTAVTVENFFAQESLKKQKHRRKRKALQSQDDLQFMADLEELVSKFQVFRISHRSYKFYHENSYPSIFRLNFDHYYPMPYYPYDPVHYLRRSSDKSKRRRGRPAKSNEPISKMPFIQGFGCPVPGGNYYAPYAMPYTSMPLATSMINMGYYGQYPSPLYLSHALGPSPSPLMRPPVPPPKFHPGASSSLTAPSRHRAKNMPHEMPSSRMSDSHLPSSSCLGSVCLHKRKHKHKYKHKEDQYIPQREDLGGLFSGTQSPAFLSLLNERLEKNTLSKLKDKQRGKQSTDASPKASRNYFEVDTLSSLSLSDSQHCKRTRGETMNNFLNICTRQPHERLRASQDQVLDSFKGQHLGDDDSSIHIRKHSLEDFAAYREGSMVSFQGGREERAEQMFQSNTVVADHSSYKRRYKGKEVEEIQCDMRKMCAFSKILTTKKNLDHVNKILKVKRLQRQAKTGNNMVKRRRGRPRKQPLSLEEGLLGQMPVLEKCVDLPGKRNLHTGLVPAPLEFSNHDSITDAIESVVHMARSQTNPQSMQGGKHWHKVQPEFQMERPNRRGRGNRREEATLTSH